The Flavivirga eckloniae genomic interval GGTTTTCCAGTAGCATACTCCATTCCCAAAGAAAAATTGAATAATTTATACTTAACATTTACTCCGGAAATAAGATTGTGCCTAATATCATTATTGTTATAAAACTGAGAAGGGTTATAGTCTTTAAACTTGTATCTATTAGTACCGTAATTATAACTTAACCACGTGTTTAAAGTATGACTTTTATAGTTATAATGAAATGTACATCCTTGAACGGTATAAGATCCAAAAAGGTTATCGAATTGGTTGAGATTCTGAAAACCTTGATTATAAGTAGTAATGCCTTCTACTGTTTTGGTATAAATACTAGCATTAAGCATATGCCTTCTTTTTTTAAAACCAAAGGCCAACTCCAACTGTTTACTTTTTTGTAAAGGAGCTTTAACATTGTTGGCAAGAATCCATCTGCGTTTTTCTATCCCCAGAAAGTTATTCTCCAAATTAATAATCTGTGAAATATTTTGTGTTTTCCTTTCTCCTCTAACCTGAATATCGATTTCTGGTATGGGGTTATATGTAAAATAAAACCGAGGCTCTGCTTGAAAGTCTTCTATAAGTTCATAATAAACATTTCTTAGTTCTACACCTGTATTTATTTTGTTTTTAACGTAATGAAGGCCACTAAATACTCCAAAAATATTACTCTGCTGTGTTGTATGAGTTTGATAAAACTGGTTAAAGTTATTAATATCGTCTTTTACAGTTAAATGCTCTTGGGATATACCAGCTTCATAAGCAATTCCTGATTTATTTATCTTTGAATGGTATTTTACAGTCGTCTCGTAATTTCTAATACTATTACTTTGAAAGCTTGAAATATCTCTAGACAGCAAAAAATTTCCGCCTTTTAGCTTATATTTTGAATAATTAATACTAGTTTCAATTATAGACTTATTGGAAAACCTATGCAACCAATTAAAACCTAAAGCTGTGTTTTCTTGTGTTAACCTACTTTCCTTACTTGTTGTATGCAGACCTGTTTCTTCATAAGATAAATTATTAGCTAACACCAATACATTTAATCCGATAGTGTTGGATTTGTTAATTACCAATTTATATTGTAATTGCGAATCGTGAAAATCGAAAGTGTTATCTGTACTAATAATGTTTTCTTTTGATGTAGTGTATGTGGTAACGTTTGAAGATTGAAAAGCTTTTCTAGCATAATTTATATACGTTGGAGAGTCCCACAAATCTGTAAGCGATTTTCTTGTTGAAAGTAGCAATTCGGATTTTTTATTTAAAGGAACTTTAATATAACCATCTACACTTAAAAAATTAATACCAATACCTCCTTTTATTCTTTTTGAAAACGCATTTTCATGTTCCAAACTAATAACACTACTTGTACTGTTTCCATACTTGGCTGGCGTGGCATTATCATATAGGGTAATTGTTGATAGTAAGTTTTCGTTAAAAGCAGAGATTAATCCAAAAAAGTGGCTATTTTGATAGATTTTTATACCATTCCACACAAACAAATTTTGATCCTGTGTACTGCCCTTTACAATTAAATCTGAAATAGATTCACTATTACTGGAAACCTGAGGTAAGTTTTCTAAATTCTTAATAACATCATGAGATGTTAACCCAGCCAAAGCCGCTACTTCTTTAGTTTTAATTAAAAAAGCACCATCTTTTTTCTTATAAGTTCCTGTAGAAAAGAAAGGATAAATAAACAGTTCATCTAACCCTCTAAGCAGTTTAGTTAAAAAAACTTTATTAGCCTTTAGTTTACTAATATCTATACTTTGTTTACCATAATTTAAATGTGATATTAAGATTTTTTCGGGAATAACATTTTCAAAAAACACTTGTCCTTCTTTATTTGTAACCCAGGTTTTATGGTTATTCAAATCTGTAATTAGCAAATGCTCTAAAGGCATATTGTCTTCCTTGTCATAAAAATATAAGGTATCCTTTTTTAAAGGCTTTACAACAATTTTATTTGGAGTAACAAGTATAAAAGAAAACATAAACTCTCTCTTTAAATATTCTAAATGAGCTTTTAAGGAAGCTTTTTCATTATAAAAACAATCTTTACATAATTGGTTTTTTAGTAATGCAGATTCATAATTAAAAGAGACATTAAAGAAACTTTCAATTCTTTTTAAATGTGTTTCAAGTAAAATGGTATTGTTTTGGGCAAAGCAGCATGTTGATAAAAGGGAAAATATAGCCAACATATATGCTACACGGGTTTCTTTTATCATCTACATTTCATTCAAATAAATACGTTTCCCTTTTTTTGTATACTTTAAGTTTAATGATTGGCATAAAACGTTTAAAACGTCTTCCAAAGTATCGTTATAATTATACTTTCCTGTGTATTCCAAGTTTATGTTTAAATTACTGTTCATAATAAATTCTATATCATATTGTATACTTATATCTGAAACTACCTGATCTATTGGTGCATTTTCAAAAACAGAAATCCCTTCAATCCAATAGGGCTTTTCGTTAATAGCATGTCCTTGCTGACTGTTCTTTTCCAACACTTTCGAATTAAAAAAGCTGTTTGCTTTTAAAATCGTTTCTTTCCCTTTATGCATAACAGATACAGTACCTTCGTAACAATACACTTCAAAAAAATCCTGACGCTGCTTTACATTAAACTTTGTTCCTAAAACGGTTACAGTACCATATGGTGTTTTAACCGTGAACGTCTTGCCTTTTGCAACTTCAAAATACCCTTCTCCTTTTAAATCTATGGCTCTCGATGTTTTCCAATCTTTGTTATAAGCCAATTCCGATTTTGCATTTAGCCACACTTTAGAAGCATCTGGAAGCGCAATTTGAACGGATTCTCCTGCCAGCGTATTATATTCGAGATTGTTTCTCATTCCCAAAAAATACACCGAGACAAACAGCAATAATGATGCCGCTGCTGCTATAGGAAGCCATTTTTTATACAATGGAATAACTTTTTTATGTTCTATAGAAGGCTTTAAACGAGCTGAATCTAACTTTCGTAAAACCTTGTCTTCATCATAATTCACACCTTTAACACCGTCAAATAATTCAATAATATCCTTAAATTCAGAATAGGCGTCTGATGCTTTTAAGGCTTCCTTCTCTTCTACCGAAGAAAATTCAAAATCCAAAAACTTTGTTATGCTATTAATTTTATTCTTTTCCATATTATGGTCTAGTAGTTATGTATGTAACGTTTCAAATTAAAAAAACCCGCTGCTAAAATCGTTTTTTACTTATTTGCAGTTCTTCTTGTAAAAACACCAAGGCATTGAAAATCCTTTTTTCTACCGATTTTACAGTAACATCCATGATTTCTGCTATCTCTTTATATTTCTTTTTATCTACTCTATTAAGTAAAAAAGGAACCCTATACTTTTCTGGCATAGCATTAAGAACATGATTGAGCTGTTTATGAAATTCCTTTTCTTCTAAAATATATTCTGGCGTTTCTTTTTCTATAACATTCGTAGTATTGTCTTTATACTTTAGAGCACTATTATTGCTTCTAAAAATATCTATTATTCTATTTTTAGAAACTGTATATAAATAGGCTCTCACATTCTTTAGGGGTACGTTTCCACAATTCTTCCACAATTTAAGGAAGGCATCCTGTATAACATCTTCTGCAAGTTCCTTGTCTCCATAGTGGTACACCAAAAAGT includes:
- a CDS encoding TonB-dependent receptor, with the translated sequence MIKETRVAYMLAIFSLLSTCCFAQNNTILLETHLKRIESFFNVSFNYESALLKNQLCKDCFYNEKASLKAHLEYLKREFMFSFILVTPNKIVVKPLKKDTLYFYDKEDNMPLEHLLITDLNNHKTWVTNKEGQVFFENVIPEKILISHLNYGKQSIDISKLKANKVFLTKLLRGLDELFIYPFFSTGTYKKKDGAFLIKTKEVAALAGLTSHDVIKNLENLPQVSSNSESISDLIVKGSTQDQNLFVWNGIKIYQNSHFFGLISAFNENLLSTITLYDNATPAKYGNSTSSVISLEHENAFSKRIKGGIGINFLSVDGYIKVPLNKKSELLLSTRKSLTDLWDSPTYINYARKAFQSSNVTTYTTSKENIISTDNTFDFHDSQLQYKLVINKSNTIGLNVLVLANNLSYEETGLHTTSKESRLTQENTALGFNWLHRFSNKSIIETSINYSKYKLKGGNFLLSRDISSFQSNSIRNYETTVKYHSKINKSGIAYEAGISQEHLTVKDDINNFNQFYQTHTTQQSNIFGVFSGLHYVKNKINTGVELRNVYYELIEDFQAEPRFYFTYNPIPEIDIQVRGERKTQNISQIINLENNFLGIEKRRWILANNVKAPLQKSKQLELAFGFKKRRHMLNASIYTKTVEGITTYNQGFQNLNQFDNLFGSYTVQGCTFHYNYKSHTLNTWLSYNYGTNRYKFKDYNPSQFYNNNDIRHNLISGVNVKYKLFNFSLGMEYATGKPFTSINEQLPIIKGEFNVINYNEPNTERLSNYLRFDATLSYDFDISKRVDYKLTVGLINIANKKNVLNRYYTLTEDKEHIEILDKYGLEFTPNVSLNIKF
- a CDS encoding FecR family protein, which produces MEKNKINSITKFLDFEFSSVEEKEALKASDAYSEFKDIIELFDGVKGVNYDEDKVLRKLDSARLKPSIEHKKVIPLYKKWLPIAAAASLLLFVSVYFLGMRNNLEYNTLAGESVQIALPDASKVWLNAKSELAYNKDWKTSRAIDLKGEGYFEVAKGKTFTVKTPYGTVTVLGTKFNVKQRQDFFEVYCYEGTVSVMHKGKETILKANSFFNSKVLEKNSQQGHAINEKPYWIEGISVFENAPIDQVVSDISIQYDIEFIMNSNLNINLEYTGKYNYNDTLEDVLNVLCQSLNLKYTKKGKRIYLNEM
- a CDS encoding RNA polymerase sigma factor, yielding MNCDVYSSKDSICEEHNYNVAFKKHSKEVFNFLVYHYGDKELAEDVIQDAFLKLWKNCGNVPLKNVRAYLYTVSKNRIIDIFRSNNSALKYKDNTTNVIEKETPEYILEEKEFHKQLNHVLNAMPEKYRVPFLLNRVDKKKYKEIAEIMDVTVKSVEKRIFNALVFLQEELQISKKRF